Sequence from the Muntiacus reevesi chromosome 17, mMunRee1.1, whole genome shotgun sequence genome:
TAGTGCAATCAGCACGGGTGAGAGCCCAGGTAGACGCCCAGAGGAGCCCCTGGAGTCTCCACCATTGTTCACTGGGGGGCGAGGTTCCCTCTATGTACTGTTTCTCTGGGAGCCTGGACAGTCTGGACCTGCAGTGCTTGGCCGGCTGAGCCGGTAAagctgtaggagagtgtctgacaGATCTAGAACTTTCACTCAGCTTCTGCTTTTAGTTGGTGGTTTGCAGTCATAAGGGGAAATTGACAACCAGAAACTGTAATGGAGAAGGACACAGCTGTCTGAATGGAGAGGACACCTTCATGCAGAGTGAATGAGGAGAGAAATAGGGATTTCTACACTGGGAGGAAGTGAATGATTGTGGTATTTGATTGAAACAATGAGATCGAGGAGAGtgcagagaggaaagcagaattgTACCATGTATCAGAATCAGCAGGTGTATGGTATATTATGTACgttttatattttaatcaataacctcagatacgcagatgacactacccttatggcagaaaacgaagaactaaagagccccttgatgaaagtgaaagaggagagtgaaaaagttggcttaaaactcagcattcagaaaactaagattatgacatatggtcccattgcttcatgacaaatagatggggaaacaatggaaacagtggcagactttattttggggggctccaaaatcactgcagatggtgactgtagccatgaaattaaaagacacttgctccttggaagaaaagctaggaccaacctagacagcatattaaaaagcagagacattactttgccaacaaaggtccatctagtcaaggctatggtttttccagtagtcatgtatggatgtgagatttggactataaagaaagctgagcactgaagaattgatgcttttgaactgtggtgttggagaagattcttgagagtcccttgaactgcaaagagatccaaccagtccatcctaaaggaaatcagtcctgaatattcattggagggactgttgctgaagctgaaattccaatactttggccaactgatgcaaattgactccttggaaaagaacccgatgctgggaaagatagagtgcaggaggagaaggggacaacagaggatgagatggttggatggcatcactaactcgacagacatgagtttgaataggctccaggagttggtgatggacagcgaagcctggcgtgctgcagtctatggggtcacaaagagtcagacacgactgagcgactgaactgaactgaaatgaaccgcTGGGACAGAGCCTTCCTAGCAGGATATATATCAGTAACGtgcacattgtgtgtgtgtgtgctctttcacttagccatgtctgactccttgtgatgctatggactgtagcccaccaggctcctctgtcgatggggttctctagcaagaatgctggagtgggttgccatgccctcctccaggggatcttcccgacacaagagatcaaacctgcatctcctgcatggtaagcagattctttaccaccaagccagtGGGGAAATCCATCATGCACACTGGAAGACCACAACTTCTAAAAGCAATAAAGATCTttgtagaaatttatttttaatgttggcAGTTTAGAAGGAGGACATTGATGGATCGTCTTTCTTTCATTCCAGTTGGTACAAGCAGCACTGAGTAGGAATGTTTAAAGTCAGAGGGACATTTAAAGTACATTTAGAGGTTTGGAAACCTTCCTGAGGAATAGGGccttaaaataagcaaaaaccaTTCCTATATTACAGCTAAAAATATCACTAACAAGTGActtcttaaataatattttttatttcaatcctACAGTATTATTTTATGATGTTTAATAGACTGAGGctagaaatttaaataaacacaaCCATGCAAGGCTGTGAGGCTGACTTTAGAGTTCATTCCAGACCCTCCCTGCTCAGGAGCCCATCAAAACCTTCCCTGCTTCTGTTCAGGAATTGTGTATGTTCTTCCTCTTGGTCACACATAAGGCCTCTTCAGTGCCCACATCATAACTAGTAGCTGGAAAAATAAAGAGCAGAGGGTCTTCACTGGACCCTATCAGTGGACAACAGGATGAGCCGTCTGGACTAGACGTGGGAAATGGAAGAGAATGAGAACGCGAGCAGCAGGCTGACCTAGGGGCGTCACTGaaagctcagttgggaaagaatctgccttcaatgcaagagacccagctcgattcctgttttgggaagatctgctggagaagggctaggctacccgctccagtattcttgggcttcccttgtggctcaggtggtaaggaatctgccttcaattcgggagacctgggttcgatccctgggttgggaagatcacctaaaggagggaatggctacccactccagtattctggcctggagaattccatactgtatagtccacggggtcacaagagtcagacatgactgagtcactttcactttcagacctcAGGAGGTCTCCTGGGAAATCAGTGAGGTCATTCTCAactgaagacaaaacaaaacaatgtgagAGCTGAGAGTTCAGTTTTGGGGAGGACTAGCTGCAGGTTATAGCTAGGAGGACAGCATCTCATCAGCTCTCaggaactgctccaaggaggtcaGGGGAGATCCGTATATGTGATTGCGGTGAAGGGGTTACATGAAGACACCTCACATCTTGGTAGAAGATGGCTGAGAGTCAGGATAACAGATGTCTCTATGAATGAGTTTAGTACTGTTCTATGTATACGTTGCAAAAAGTTAGCTTCATAAAACTTTCTCCAGAAATGATCTAAGTATCTTAAGGCCTGTTCTGCtaattttcccagagcacagagtgtctCATTCCTGATTTCCAACCTGAACCTCTATCAGGGCGAACTGGAGATCAAGGACTGCAGTGGCTAATGACTTCATTCATGTAGAACAAGATGGTGAGTGACATTTTAGTCATCATCCTGAAGGAGAAATGTCAGAGCTCATGTGGCAAGAAATTTGTTAGGTACTTTTTCTCTGTTCATAAACTCATGAGAAAAGTTAAGGGTTTAAAATACATAGATTATAGGGTTCACCTCTTGTACGGTTAATAAAGTTAATTTACTAtatatggccaaaaaaataattcATACAGTCTCAGACTGTGCCTCAAGGTTTGTGGGATCTCGGTTTCCTACCAGGAGTTGAACTCAGACCTCAGAAGTGAAAGTGCTGGATCctgaccactagaccactagaTTAGAAaactaatgctttttttttttttctttcaattggcaGAAAAATCTATACTCTTCTAagtatttattagtttattttttattaaaacttaaTGTCAATTCTGTTGACTCAGACCCTGTTCCCAATTGCCTTACAAAACCATAGAATGTAAATCTTTGGCATCTGAAATGGATTACAGGCCCTTCGTCACCTCACTCTCCTCCATCTACCTATTTCATTGGTTCCTAAATATCATGTTCATCTGCACTCTTCACTTTTTTAAACGGGCTTGTGCAGACAAATCATAGCAAAGCTCCTAAAATGTGCCTTTGTACCTTTGGTACACTGGGAATAGTTCAGTGGTTCAGGTTTATATTTCTCTCCAGCCGGATAAGTGGGTATGATCCCAGCAGGATTAATGACAGGgttgatttaatattttaaagacctTAGAAAGTGCCTAGTCTGCTAGTAGCAAGCAATAAAATTCAGTTACTTTTTAACATCAATGATTACTACTACCTGGGGATTAACATGAGTATCTTTGGAATCAtttgattcctttctttttaattctagtGTTTGCAAAGCATCTTCTCATTGTCTAAGTGGATTTATCATCCGAGACAGATGCTCagcaaggttggtgtccatgacCCTGCCAGAGAGGGTTAATGTTGCAGGAACTAGGGTTCTAGTTGCCCATCTCTTGTGAGCTGGTGGGTAtgactccttccttccctcctgaaACTGATCCTACAtggattaaaagaaagaaaaatgatgtagCTGATCTTGAAAAGCAAAGAGCAGTCAACTGACCCAGGACTTGGCCTTCGCTGAACTTCTGTCAGAAGCAGCCATGTCCCAGCCTCTCTGTTCTTCATACTGaccccatccttcccctctgcCACAGCCCCATCCCCAGCTTTGCTGCACTGAAGTTGGTTAACTCAGAATAAGTCTTTGTGTCAGATACTTCCTTTCTATAATATTCATGACACTGAGACTtaaacttgtttgttttttctttttgcccacAAAAAACATCTCAAATTTTACTTTCTAGAAAAAGCtgcaaagagaaacaagaaaactaaAGTCTTGAAAGTGATAGAGATACAGCCCCTCTGCTTGTCTTTACTTCCCTTTATTCTTATCTCATCATGAATTAGAACTAGAGCAGGAGCAGCAAGACAAATCTAGTCCAATAAGTCACTAAATGAAAATGCATgtaaaaagtttaaatgaaaaattacactCAAGTAAAAGAAAGAAGGCTGTTTCTCCTCCTCAGGATCTAGTAGCCTGATCCTCAGACCCTGCATtctcagagacagagacagagggacagagatGCCCAGTGAAATCAACTGCCTGAATGAACAACTGAAGCTCATTAGATTCTGTGACAAAAGCTTCCAAAGAGAGACAACATCATCATTAAAtctccttcctccagctcagAAACTCTAAGCAGAACAAGTATTGAACAGTTTAAGTAAAAGAGTTCATTAATAAAATCTAtacttggaaaaataaagattatcgATCTACTAAAAGTAAAATAACTGCACTTGGAAATGCCTCCACCAAAGTATACAAACACTCTTTAGCTCTCAGTATCTGAGCACCGCTGACACTTTGGACACCTGGGGACATGAGTCAGGAGAAGAGGAGGTCACCACTGAGAACATGTGTCCTTCACGCTTCAGGAGAGAGGATGGGGTTTCAGGAAGATGATTTATTTTCCCAACAATAAACAAGCCCTCCACAGAAAGGAGATTTTCAAGTCCTCAGAATGTGATGAGCCTGCCCTCAGGGAGTCCAGCAGTTGAGCAAGGGGACTCAGTCACTCTGGAGGACAGGGTGTGACCCCATGCTATCTCTCCTTTGTGAGTGAGGTGCTGCTGGGGAAATACAATTATCCTGGATTTAGAGTCTCCACACTCACATTATCTGAGAAGAACCAGAATTCCTGGTGGGGGTATTGGCCCAGCCAGTGAAAGACAATAGGTCTCCCGTATGTACATTGTGGAAAGAAAGTGTGATGTCTGTAAAAACTCCTGACTTCGTGGTTCCCTGAAGCACAACCACATGGACCTGCAGGGACGTGTTCTAGAAGGAAGAGAAACATGGGAGGAGCTCATGGACTCATAATAATCAGCTTCTTCTCTAAATCAAACACTAAAGAAACCCATCATTTGTTTCAAACAGTTTATCTGCTAGAGTGACCTGGTAAATCCTTAATAAACACGGAAACAATAGAGCTGACAGAGCCTGCCTTCTGAAGTAAAGTAAGAAACAGAAATTGAGCCGAGGATCAGGGCCAAAATGTGTTCCTGGAACAGAGAAGAGCTAcattatatatgaaaaagaaagagtgaTAATGTTTGTACTTAGAAACCTACATCATTTCTGATGTAAGAAAAAGAACTTTCTCATTTGATTGATAAATATCCATTTGGATGGGTACACTTGAAGTTATTGggaaatagataaaattaataGTTTAGATTGATGACAATTTCTTTGACCATATTCagaatacataaatgaaaatcaaaaaagGAAGTACAAGTGTACAGAAATgactagaaaatgaaaactaccgTGTTCCCTATTTAATGGTCTTGCTTAGAAAGCATGGCATCAGAGAACCCACCTCAAGGTTCCACCAGACGCCAACTCCGCCAGCCCAGCAGCAGCCTCATCTTCCCCATGGCCTTCGTGCTCTCTCTACTGACGGCCCTGGTGCTGGTCAGCTATGGCCCGGGAGGATCCCTGGGCTGTGACCTGTCTCAGAACCACGCGCTGCTTGGCAGGAAGACCCTCAGGCTCCTGGGCCAAATGAGGAGACTCTCCCCTCGCTTCTGTCTGCAGGACAGAATGGACTTCGCTTtcccccaggagatggtggagggcgGCCAGCTCCAGGAAGCCCAGGCCATCTCTGTGCTCCACGAGATGCTCCAGCAGAGCTTCAACCTCTTCCACACAGAGCGCTCCTCTGCTGCCTGGGACACCACCCTCCTGGAGCAGCTCCGCACTGGACTCCATCAGCAGCTGGACGACCTGGATGTCTGCCTGGGGCAGGTGATGGGAGAGGAAGACTCTGCCCTGGGAAGGACAGGCCCCACACTGGCCGTGAAGAGGTACTTCCAGGGAATCCATGTCTACCTGCAAGAGAAGGAATACAGTGACTGCGCCTGGGAAATCGTCAGACTGGAAATCATGAGATCCTTGTCTTCATCAACCAGCTTGCAAGAAAGGTTAAGAATGATGGATGGAGACCTGAACTCACTTTGACATGACTCACTGACTAAGATGCCCCCATCATTTTGCATACTCACCTGTGGTTATTTCAGAAGACTCTGATTTCTGCTTTAGCCACAAAATTTATTGAATTACTTCAGCCAATACTTTGTCAGtagtaaatgaatatataaaaatttatttggctgtaggTGCATCAGTCCTGAAGTGAAGACTGCCCTGATGttattgtttgtttgcttatttttttgttatatttattcttttatctcctcatatttattttttcacataaaatatttttgtttacattGCATTAAAATTTAGcaaatacattcacatttttatttcattaaatttgtaatttgttttatttattaaatattatcaaGGTGAACTTCttgaattttttattgttttttgtttagttgctaagtaaagtccaactcttttgtgaccccatagactatagcccaccaggctcctctgtccatgggattctccaggcaagattactggagtatgttgcaatttcctcctccaggggatcttcccaaccaaggatagTATCTGGaatctgcatttcaggcagattctttactctctgagccactagggaagacccttggttgaaagaaatgagagaaaaagggaTTTTGTAAACTGGAATTAATTATTTATGATAGTTACTGTGTCATAGGTTAGTCAAATACATCTTTCACGCAATGAAGTGAGATAAGCTAGGAAGCAATTTTGAAAACATTACTGATGATTTTGCTTCCACTGAAGCCAAGAACTTAAACTAAAGTTTTGTTTGGTCATAAAGAAAATATCTTAATTTGATATTTAAGACTTACTtataagttttatttataattacttttaaagtataagaatctgcctgcaatgtgagagacctgggttcgatccctgggttgggaagatcccctgaagaagggaaggcctacctactccagtattctggcctggtgaattccatgtactgtataatccacggggtggcagagtcagacatgactgaacgagtTTCACTataaattttggaatattttttaacCAATTAACATTGCAAGAGAAATTAaccatttatattaatattaaatgaaataattttccctTTAAGTCTCAGTCTTGTTCCCACTGGAGGGTCCCAATATCTAGTAGATTCCTGTCCAGACTTTAGGTGCCTTTCCCTCCCTCCGTCCCCCGCCCCAATCCCTGAAATAATTAGTCTTTCTTCTCAGAAGCAATCCTGAATTTGAAAACACTTCACAACATGGTCTGATTTCCAGCGATCAATCTCAGCATAAACGGGCACCGTTGTAAACCGCTCTGGCCAAAATCTCCTCCTAGGAAAGGGAGGGTGGACATGAGGGCAGGTGCAGAAATCTAAGGATCTGAGCGAAGTAGTGGCAAAGCTCCCCTAGGCAGTGGGACCCAAAAGGAAGTTTCCTCACTGCTCCCGCGGCCACACGGGCTCCCTGGGCTACTGCAGCGCCTCGCCGGAGTCAAGGCCCTAAGCGACCGAGAATCCTCAGTTCTCCCCTGGATCCTGCGCGGGAGTTCGCGGCCCTGGACCTGGAGGCGCGTCCGGTCCATTACTGAGAGTTCAGGTGCTCATCCCCGGCCGCTGGGGCGCAGCGAAGGGAGCTTGGAGGACTTAGCTTAGTGCCAGACCTGAGCTGTTTCACTGAGACCCAGGTGAAGTGCTGCATTTCTGAAACTCTGGTCTCCCTGCTGATGGCAGTGGGGATGCTCTGCTCCATCCCTAACGTTTCACCGGTTAGCATGCGTCGGCTTCTCTTCTTCCAGTCATTTCCCACATTCATGTAATTTGGTAGCATTAAGTATTTTTAACCTAAATCCACAAGAGCCCTGTCAGCTTGGTGTTTTCTACAGTTGTtctcattgtttagttgctaagttttattcgactctttgtgaccccatggactgtagcctgccaggcttctcagtccatgggatttcccagacaatactggagtgtgttgccgtttcctcctccagaggatcttcccaatccagggttctAACATGCCTCTCCTGCATAGACACGTGGATTCTTTAATCCACTGAAAGATTCtttcccaccagggaagcctgttttctACACAGGCTCACTGAAATGTTTGTAATCCAATCTCTTGCAATGGCTATAATTCTTAAGGGTCTTACCTATCATGCATCTCAAATTTATGATGACGGTTAATTGACCAATCTTTATGAATCATCCTGGGCAGttaaatatgattattttataattattagaaTTATTAATTTTGTCAATCACATTTAGACTCTCAGAAAGAATTACCAGTTGAtaatttcattttgcttattaCATAAAATAATCAGGATACTTTGTAAATTGCTCAATTCATCTAGAAATTTGgagataaatgataaaataatgaaaagatagaGTACTATAACAGCAAGGTATGGAAAACAAAGGCACAACGTGTGTTAGTGAAATAGGAAAATAAGCGATGGTTCAATACATACAATTTGCACATGTGTTTATGTTATGGATAGGGAGGTGGAGTTTGGAATTTGACATATTAGGTTTTGAAACCTGGACTTGCCGTTTTcttattagatttttttattcAAATAACGTCTTAGCAGGTGGCTCCTGGAAATGAGAATATTTACAACTCAGGTTCAACTATGTTGGAAGGATTAAGTGTCCCTTCTAAGGGTTTTAAGTGTCCCTTAAAAGGGTTTTTCCCTTTTAAGGAATTTGTAGTTGCAGTTaatgtcattttttaagattGAAAGTCTGTGGAATTTGTTTGGCAAGTTCTTGGTAATCATGTTCACAATAGCATTGTAACATTAAATTAGTAATCAATTCAGGATGAATGAGCCATAATAAGGGATGACAGCATCAAGAAATGTGTTATCCTCAAATGAATATCAAGAATGAAATATATTCTAATGAATCTGCAATAAACACAATGCCTCGGTATCTTCTTGTTACCATGTTACAGGTTGAACGTGTATGTgttccccaaattcatatattgaaatctaTCCCCACCATGTGATCATATCAGGAGGTGGGATATCAGAGAAATCATTAGGGTTAGAGGAGGTTATGTGGGGAGATTCCTCATACACAGGATTACTGTCTTCATGAGGCTCATAAGACACTTTgcttcctctctgctctccaccatgtgaggacatagaGAGACGCTGGCAGTCTGCAACCCAGAAGAGGGTTCTCACCAGAACTCCACGCTGCTGACACCCTGATCTCACACTTGCAGCCCCCAGGATTGTGACAAATAAACTTCTGTCACCCATGAGCCACCCAGTCTCTGGGACCTTGTCAGAGCAGCCTGAACTAAGACACAGGGCATGGCAGTCCTAGTTGAGGTTGTATGTAAATATTTCATGTTCAAAGCATACATGACAGGGAAGAAATTGTCATGTGTAATTATTTTCAATCCCCTTCTTCAGAAAGAAAACTGATAATCTGCACTCACAAGTAAAAACCATAGAGTCTGAATCAAAGAGAGAGGAATGATGGCCCATCTAAAGGACATCTAAAGGACATTAAGAGTACTGATGCCTTTTGGTTCTTCCCAAGGAatacctaaaataatttttattttaacatattttgaaaaaaaatttgacattttaaaaaccatttaacCGTTTAGCCAATATTGTTCCCTATCCATGGCTTGATCCAACTATTTGCATCAACCATTCCTTTAATCAGTAACCAGTCATAGAGGGGGCAATGAAATTAACCaacttgcttaaattcatgttttGGTGAAAGTCAGTAAACTTCAGTATCttgagaattaaaatatttccccTTAATTCCTGAGTTTTCCTGCCAACTTGTTCAAGAAGAAATCTGTTGGTTCCatgttctaaattatttttattttatttccttattatccATGAATAGgccaggaaatatttttttttaatttatcctgCACAGGGATAAATATTCTTAAGGCAGGAAATCACAACTCCCCGGTCCTTGGCCCTGGTGGCGGCCGTGCTCTGATTCACCCCAGGATACCCTGGACATCTTCCAGAggtcccatcaccaccaccagcttCCCCTGTCTCTGAACTGTTGCTGGATGGTGCCAGAAGGGACCCGAATTTGTAAAATCAACCCCAACTCACTGACTCCCCATCTGAAGCCCCTCAGCAAATGGAATCCTTCctggaaaataaaacacaaaactctAGGGAAGGCTCAGAAAATGCAAGGTTCCGAGCTCCCAACCAGAGAACACTGTCGCTGGCAGGGCTACAAGGCTccctcttcagcactcagcactgTGAAAACAAAAAGGTTTTCCCCCCAATAATAAATCAGTATCAAAAAACTCACTGAGGTTGCTGTGTCCTGATGGTCTGCAGAGCCCAGAACTGCAAACTCTCCAAAGTAGGCATCCCAAAGGAACCCGAGAAAAAGACCTTTTGTGCCCTCTTGCAGCTGCCTGGAGAAGCACAATGTCCGGGGCTCAAGGGAAGGgtattttattgctatttttgagTCGGTAAATCCTGTGCTCAaacctgtctgagtctttgcgatcttatggactgcagcacaccagggttccatgtctttcactatctcctggatttgctcaaattcatatccactgagttggtaatgccatccaaccatttcctcctcctgcccccaatctttcccagcaccagggtcttttccagtgaggtggctctgtacatcagatggccaaactacatggctttcctggtagctcagatggtaaagaatgtacctgcagtgcaggagatccaagattgatccctgggtcgggaagatccctggagaagggaatggcaacctacgccagtattcttgcctagagaattccatggacaaaagagcaactggctggctacagttcatggggtaataaagatcagacatgactaagtaactaatGTTTACCTActtattgtagcttcagcttcattatcaatccttccagtgatattcagggttgatttcttgactggtttgatctccttgctgtgcaagggactctcaggagtcttctccagcaccataattcaaaaggatcaattctactgcactcagccttctttatggtccaactctcacatccatacaagactattggaaataccatagctttgactatacagacgtttgttgtcaaagtgatgtttatgctttttaacatgctgtctagttctgtcatagcttttcttccaaggagcaagtgtcttttaattttgtagctgcagtcaatatccacagtaattttggagaccaagaaaagaaaatctgtcactgtttcctctctttctcccatctatttgccatagatGTCATAAGCTtaggtttttaaatgttgagtgttatgccagctttttcagtctcctctttcaccctcatcaagagactctttagttcctcttcgctttcctCCATTGGATTGTTATCatggcattttattatttattcctaTCAAAGTTGTTAAGAACATCCATAAGTATGTGAAGAGctaaacagaaagaaatgttGATAAAATTGAGATGAATATTCAGCAGACAGGGAATTAAAAATTGGTTTCTGATATGAAACAAAGTTAAAAGTGATTCAAAATAAATATGAGGAAAATAAGATTTTCGATGATTTTgagttttgaaagatttttaagtCTATCTATACTGaggtattattatatatttttatatgaatttcatATGAATATGTAGTTTGGTACATTACTATTTATATAAGTAAATATCCTCCATTAAAAGTCGTTCTTCAAACTCATTCATAAAgtaaacaaaattcaacaacttTTACATTTAATGTACGCCTTTCATTTTATGGCATTGTTAACCCTAGGGTGAATACAACAAGTAACCTtgaactttctttttctatgtataAAGATATGCAAGTAGTACAAAGATGGATCCACAGCATAATTGTGTTGTCAAAATTTCATGGTGGgggtaattaggaaaaaaattctcagaagaCTCTGTAAATAGGGGAAGAGGAGGCAATAATGAAAACAACGTTTGCGAAACGCTGTCCTAACCCATTTGAAGAGTgcaaattgaaaagcaaaaacaaaagtagaaagcAAGAGGGAACTTTGAGAAAATGGAAACCATTGGCTCCTATTTAAGACACAGGCCTGAAGGAAGGTCTTCAGGGAACCTAGAGAGCAGGCTCACAGAGTCACCCACCTCCCAGGCCAGCAGCATCCGCAAGGTCCCCGATGGCCCCAGCCTGGTCCTCACTCCTGGCCCTGCTCCTGCTCAGCTGCAACTCCATCTGCTCTCTGGGCTGCCACCTGCCTCACACCCACAGCCTGGCCAACAGGAGGGTCCTGACGCTCCTGCGACAACTGAGGAGggtctccccttcctcctgcctgcaGGACAGGAATAACTTCGCCTTCCCCCAGGAGGCGCTGGGTGGCAGCCAGCTGCAGAGGGCTCAAGCCATCTCTGTGCTCCATGAGGTGACCCAGCACACCTTCcagctcttcagcactcagggcTCGGCCGCTGCGTGGGACCAGAGCCTCCTGGACAAGCTCCACACTGCACTGGACCAGCAGCTCACTGACCTGCAAGCCTGTCTGAGGCAGGAGCAGGGGCTGCAAGGGGCTCCCCTGCTCAAGGGGGACTCCAGCCTGGCTCTGAGGAAATACTTCCACAGAGTCACTCTCTATCTGCAAGAGAAGGGACACAGCCCTTGTGCCTGGGAGGTTGTCAGAGCAGAAGTCATGAGAGCCTTCTCTTCCTCAACAAACTTGCAGGAGAGATTCAGGAGGAAGGACTGACAGAC
This genomic interval carries:
- the LOC136148433 gene encoding interferon omega-1-like, which codes for MAFVLSLLTALVLVSYGPGGSLGCDLSQNHALLGRKTLRLLGQMRRLSPRFCLQDRMDFAFPQEMVEGGQLQEAQAISVLHEMLQQSFNLFHTERSSAAWDTTLLEQLRTGLHQQLDDLDVCLGQVMGEEDSALGRTGPTLAVKRYFQGIHVYLQEKEYSDCAWEIVRLEIMRSLSSSTSLQERLRMMDGDLNSL
- the LOC136148493 gene encoding interferon alpha-1-like: MAPAWSSLLALLLLSCNSICSLGCHLPHTHSLANRRVLTLLRQLRRVSPSSCLQDRNNFAFPQEALGGSQLQRAQAISVLHEVTQHTFQLFSTQGSAAAWDQSLLDKLHTALDQQLTDLQACLRQEQGLQGAPLLKGDSSLALRKYFHRVTLYLQEKGHSPCAWEVVRAEVMRAFSSSTNLQERFRRKD